From a region of the Nocardioides ginsengisegetis genome:
- a CDS encoding BTAD domain-containing putative transcriptional regulator: protein MGIAVLGPLSVDGAERIGRRDRVVLETMATRLGRPVSADLLIDALWGDTPPSSAHKVLQGCIVRLRKVLGPTAITTSDHGYVLVLPPDQVDARRFERIVVRARELLSLGESDRAGFQLTEALALWNGDPFADLDGWAPAEAEVRRLVELHLEAEELRVDAHLRSGRHGHVLAEAQTMVRAAPLRERRWTLLALAQYQAGQQAEALRTLHRLRRVLAEQLGIDPGPDVAALEQAILRQDAALLTEGPVVTNGECPYQGLMPYDVDDADRFFGRAEDVAACLGVLARTPVLALVGPSGSGKSSLLRAGVAAALHRDGRATRLITPGRHPMRALTAADGLPRGTVLLIDQFEEVFSLCADPHEQQDFLQALVDEAADRTIALALRADRLADLAAHASFARLVEQGLYLVGGLSEAGLREAVEAPARQAGLMIEPGLVDVLVREVEDDPGALPLMSHALLETWKRRESNTLTVAGYRASGGIHGAVAQSAERLYGQIEPGLRHLMRDLVLRLVAPGHQGEPVLSPVPTRQVATDPDMMRLIDMLVAARLVTSGDGVLEITHEALARAWPRLRSWLDDDVEGQRILHHLSAAADAWETLGRPDSELYRGVRLVQARDWRRRGSIALTEVERDFLEASRATSEAEADLAAEHARRQARLIGRLRLVLAGAVVLLVLALAAGGVAVVQSDRAGRNATTAVRAEATAQAAALSARAQRAGAQAVVTEDIDLALLLGVAGVRLQSSPQTLSSLTQVLARRPALVRSWHLDGAEALAVDISPDGRRVVTVDATHEVRLVDLATGHQVATRQVGAPRTEMEQIRNVEFAPDGQMVAVASTALSRHPVVLLRGNGLAPVAPALPRVPGGPWRVTDLTFSRDGTTLAAVLVRVTRGDRGGPVTAVVWHLRSQRPPTLVDLTSHWGWASVALSPDGRLLYSAPGLAVHDLTTGAVRPLASLDFDPGDGDGSGLEVSPDGRFLAVALGTTRAVALVDARTGRVRRQVRTTAEVDVVRFDRSGERLLTTTWPDRETTVWDTRSGARVAQFPLGFGAGPAVALTPDGATVVSGGHDHALRSWDVDGDRRFLRRIPVQGLPWTATNREGACFATPSPSGGYVAFALCRGSAPRQTYVLLDVARRRAHTVRAAREGFSFGGGSWSHDRYVNADGGTVELFDGRRGRLVRSFRPGGPRVVETDFSPDGSRLVVAELDGRISMVGADTLSPLGKPVDLGKHVCCVAAGPDDWTAFVLMGGPSPDPLWNDPSTEWALVDLEHGTRLATGHLSMGNGIWAAYSPDGRYAAATGFDGEVEVIDLHTHQPVRPPLRVHDAGVFWGAFSPDGSQLVTTGANGSVVVWDSATGTPVSEITAPNRFLVSAEFRPDGHSLLVAPWSGDPAVYVWDPSAQHAIAFACRAVGRDLSGAEWQEYFGDEPYRSTCPTP, encoded by the coding sequence GTGGGAATCGCGGTTCTCGGCCCGCTCTCCGTGGACGGTGCCGAGCGCATCGGCCGCCGCGACCGGGTCGTCCTCGAGACGATGGCGACGCGCCTCGGTCGTCCGGTCAGCGCCGACCTGCTGATCGACGCGCTGTGGGGCGACACCCCTCCCAGCTCGGCCCACAAGGTCCTGCAGGGCTGCATCGTGCGGCTACGGAAGGTGCTCGGCCCCACCGCGATCACCACCTCCGACCACGGATACGTGCTCGTCCTGCCGCCGGACCAGGTCGACGCCCGACGCTTCGAGCGGATCGTGGTCCGTGCACGGGAGCTGCTGTCCCTGGGCGAGAGCGACCGGGCCGGATTCCAGCTGACCGAGGCGCTCGCCCTGTGGAACGGGGACCCCTTCGCCGACCTCGACGGCTGGGCACCTGCGGAGGCCGAGGTCCGGCGGCTGGTGGAGCTGCACCTCGAGGCAGAGGAGCTCCGGGTCGACGCGCACCTGCGGTCCGGGCGCCACGGGCACGTCCTGGCCGAGGCCCAGACGATGGTCCGGGCGGCCCCGCTGCGCGAGCGCCGCTGGACGCTGCTCGCCCTCGCGCAGTACCAGGCCGGCCAGCAGGCCGAGGCGCTGCGCACCCTCCACCGTCTCCGCAGGGTCCTGGCCGAGCAGCTGGGCATCGACCCCGGCCCCGACGTCGCGGCGCTGGAGCAGGCCATCCTCCGGCAGGACGCGGCGCTGCTGACGGAGGGACCGGTCGTCACCAACGGCGAGTGCCCCTACCAGGGGTTGATGCCGTACGACGTGGACGACGCGGACCGGTTCTTCGGCCGCGCCGAGGACGTGGCCGCCTGTCTGGGCGTGCTCGCCCGCACCCCGGTGCTCGCCCTGGTCGGACCCTCGGGGTCGGGCAAGTCGTCGCTGCTCCGGGCCGGGGTGGCAGCGGCTCTGCACCGCGACGGCCGCGCCACCCGCCTGATCACCCCGGGCCGGCACCCGATGCGGGCACTGACGGCCGCCGACGGACTGCCCCGCGGGACGGTCCTGCTGATCGACCAGTTCGAGGAGGTCTTCTCGCTCTGCGCGGACCCGCACGAGCAGCAGGACTTCCTCCAGGCCCTCGTCGACGAGGCCGCCGACCGGACGATCGCCCTCGCGCTGCGGGCCGACCGGCTCGCCGACCTGGCCGCGCACGCGTCGTTCGCGCGGCTCGTGGAGCAGGGCCTCTACCTCGTCGGCGGTCTCAGCGAGGCGGGGCTGCGCGAGGCGGTCGAGGCCCCGGCCCGCCAGGCGGGGCTGATGATCGAGCCGGGCCTGGTCGACGTGCTGGTGCGTGAGGTCGAGGACGACCCCGGGGCCCTCCCCCTGATGTCGCACGCCCTCCTGGAGACCTGGAAGCGGCGCGAGAGCAACACGCTCACGGTGGCCGGCTACCGGGCGTCCGGCGGCATCCACGGAGCCGTCGCCCAGTCGGCCGAACGGCTCTACGGCCAGATCGAGCCGGGGCTCCGGCACCTGATGCGCGACCTGGTGCTCCGGCTCGTCGCCCCCGGCCACCAGGGCGAGCCCGTCCTCAGCCCCGTCCCCACCCGTCAGGTCGCGACCGACCCGGACATGATGCGGCTCATCGACATGCTCGTCGCCGCCCGTCTGGTGACGAGCGGCGACGGGGTCCTCGAGATCACCCACGAGGCACTCGCCCGCGCCTGGCCGCGACTCCGGTCCTGGCTCGACGACGACGTCGAGGGGCAGCGGATCCTGCACCACCTCTCCGCCGCCGCCGACGCGTGGGAGACGCTCGGCCGCCCGGACAGCGAGCTCTACCGCGGCGTGCGCCTGGTGCAGGCCCGGGACTGGCGGCGACGTGGTTCGATCGCCCTCACGGAGGTCGAGCGGGACTTCCTGGAGGCCTCCCGGGCCACCTCCGAGGCCGAGGCCGACCTCGCCGCCGAGCACGCGCGGCGGCAGGCGCGCCTCATCGGTCGGCTGCGGCTGGTCCTGGCCGGCGCCGTCGTCCTGCTCGTGCTGGCGCTGGCGGCCGGCGGCGTCGCCGTCGTCCAGTCCGACCGTGCGGGCCGCAACGCCACCACCGCCGTACGCGCGGAGGCCACGGCACAGGCGGCCGCGCTCTCGGCGCGCGCCCAGCGCGCCGGCGCCCAGGCCGTGGTGACCGAGGACATCGACCTCGCGCTCCTGCTCGGCGTCGCGGGAGTCCGCCTGCAGTCGTCACCTCAGACCCTCAGCAGCCTCACCCAGGTCCTGGCCAGGCGACCCGCGTTGGTGCGGTCCTGGCACCTGGACGGCGCCGAGGCGCTCGCGGTCGACATCAGCCCCGACGGCCGCCGCGTCGTGACCGTCGACGCGACCCACGAAGTGCGCCTCGTGGACCTGGCCACCGGCCACCAGGTCGCCACCCGCCAGGTCGGGGCCCCGCGCACCGAGATGGAGCAGATCCGCAACGTCGAGTTCGCCCCCGACGGCCAGATGGTCGCCGTCGCCAGCACGGCCCTGAGCCGGCACCCCGTCGTGCTCCTGCGCGGCAACGGCCTCGCCCCTGTCGCCCCCGCGCTCCCCCGGGTGCCCGGCGGGCCCTGGCGGGTCACCGACCTCACCTTCAGCCGGGACGGCACCACCCTCGCGGCCGTCCTCGTCCGGGTCACCCGCGGGGACCGCGGCGGTCCTGTCACCGCAGTGGTCTGGCACCTGAGGTCGCAACGACCGCCCACGCTCGTCGACCTCACGAGCCATTGGGGCTGGGCCTCGGTGGCGCTCAGCCCGGACGGTCGGCTGCTCTACTCCGCCCCCGGTCTGGCGGTGCACGACCTGACCACCGGCGCGGTCCGCCCGCTCGCGTCGCTGGACTTCGACCCGGGGGACGGTGACGGTTCCGGTCTCGAGGTCAGCCCCGACGGTCGGTTCCTCGCGGTCGCCCTGGGCACGACCCGGGCGGTGGCCCTCGTCGACGCCCGGACCGGCCGCGTGCGGCGGCAGGTCCGGACCACCGCCGAGGTCGACGTCGTCCGCTTCGACCGGTCCGGCGAGCGCCTGCTGACGACGACCTGGCCGGATCGGGAGACCACCGTGTGGGACACCCGCTCCGGGGCACGGGTCGCCCAGTTCCCGCTGGGCTTCGGCGCCGGTCCGGCCGTGGCGCTGACTCCCGACGGCGCCACCGTCGTGAGCGGTGGCCACGACCACGCGCTGCGCAGCTGGGACGTCGACGGCGACCGTCGCTTCCTCCGGCGCATCCCGGTGCAAGGCCTGCCGTGGACCGCGACCAACCGGGAGGGCGCCTGCTTCGCCACCCCGTCACCCTCCGGGGGGTACGTCGCCTTCGCGCTGTGCCGTGGGTCGGCGCCGCGTCAGACCTACGTGCTGCTCGACGTCGCCCGGCGACGCGCCCACACGGTCCGGGCCGCCCGTGAGGGCTTCTCCTTCGGTGGGGGCAGCTGGTCGCACGATCGCTACGTCAATGCCGACGGGGGCACGGTCGAGCTCTTCGACGGGCGCCGGGGCCGCCTCGTCCGTTCCTTCCGTCCCGGCGGGCCGCGGGTCGTCGAGACCGACTTCTCCCCCGACGGCAGTCGCCTGGTCGTGGCCGAGCTCGACGGACGCATCTCGATGGTCGGCGCCGACACGCTGTCGCCGCTCGGCAAGCCGGTCGACCTGGGCAAGCACGTGTGCTGTGTGGCCGCCGGGCCGGACGACTGGACGGCCTTCGTGCTCATGGGTGGGCCCAGTCCCGACCCGCTGTGGAACGACCCCTCGACGGAGTGGGCGCTCGTCGACCTCGAGCACGGCACCAGGCTCGCGACCGGACACCTCTCGATGGGCAACGGGATCTGGGCGGCGTACTCCCCCGATGGTCGCTACGCGGCGGCGACCGGCTTCGACGGCGAGGTCGAGGTGATCGACCTCCACACCCACCAGCCCGTCCGTCCACCCCTGCGGGTCCACGACGCAGGTGTCTTCTGGGGCGCCTTCTCGCCTGACGGCTCCCAGCTGGTGACCACCGGGGCCAACGGCTCGGTCGTGGTGTGGGACAGCGCGACCGGCACCCCGGTCAGCGAGATCACCGCCCCCAACAGGTTCCTGGTGTCCGCCGAGTTCCGCCCCGACGGCCACTCTCTGCTGGTCGCTCCCTGGTCCGGCGACCCCGCGGTCTACGTCTGGGACCCCAGCGCCCAGCACGCCATCGCGTTCGCGTGCCGGGCCGTGGGCCGCGACCTGTCCGGTGCGGAGTGGCAGGAGTACTTCGGGGACGAGCCCTACCGCTCGACCTGCCCCACACCCTGA
- a CDS encoding ABC transporter ATP-binding protein, producing MSVGTKLPVADTRAVRRYAARLARQHPRMLWGAVVLHVAAALTGLAAPRLLGNLVQEVQSGTTTGHVDRIMLWLAGFLVAQTVLTRYARYVSTVLGEQVLAELREDFVGNTLALPVGVVESAGSGDLLTRTSRDVDQLGWSVRMALPEWVIAVITAIVTFVAAISVGWWVALPCLLGVPPLVIGLRWYLARAKDGYLRESASYSAINATLTETVEGARTVEALGLGDERVRAIDDDIRESYAAERYTLFLRTVFFPNMEIAYLIPTVATLLFGGWLHMHGHASLGDVTAATLYVQMLIDPVDRIVSILDELQMGAASLARLLGVAQVPDDREVSGSTPDGEQLDASDVRFSYVDGRDVLHGVDLSVGVGERIAMVGPSGAGKSTLGRLLAGIHPPRTGQVTVGGVGLVELPLADLRGHVALVTQEHHVFVGTLRENLALAAPPGATDDDIRAALAAVDALDWVDAMPEGLDEVVGSGGRPVTAAQAQQIALARLVLADPHTLVLDEATSLIDPRAARHLERSLAAVLHGRTVIAIAHRLFSAHDADRVAVVEDGVISELGSHDELVAAGGSYAALWDSWNGKHQA from the coding sequence ATGAGCGTGGGCACCAAGCTCCCCGTCGCGGACACCCGCGCCGTCCGGCGGTACGCCGCCCGGCTGGCCCGCCAGCACCCGCGGATGCTCTGGGGCGCGGTCGTCCTGCACGTCGCGGCCGCCCTGACCGGGCTGGCCGCCCCGCGGCTGCTCGGCAACCTGGTCCAGGAGGTCCAGAGCGGCACGACCACCGGCCACGTCGACCGGATCATGCTGTGGCTGGCCGGCTTCCTCGTCGCGCAGACGGTGCTCACCCGCTACGCCCGCTACGTCAGCACGGTGCTGGGCGAGCAGGTCCTGGCCGAGCTGCGCGAGGACTTCGTCGGCAACACCCTGGCCCTGCCCGTCGGGGTCGTGGAGTCCGCCGGGTCGGGCGACCTGCTCACGCGCACCAGCCGCGACGTCGACCAGCTCGGCTGGTCGGTGCGGATGGCGCTGCCCGAGTGGGTGATCGCCGTGATCACCGCGATCGTCACCTTCGTGGCCGCGATCAGTGTCGGCTGGTGGGTAGCCCTCCCCTGCCTGCTCGGCGTCCCGCCGCTCGTGATCGGGCTGCGCTGGTACCTCGCTCGCGCCAAGGACGGCTACCTCCGGGAGAGCGCGTCGTACTCCGCCATCAACGCCACCCTCACCGAGACCGTCGAGGGCGCCCGCACGGTCGAGGCGCTGGGCCTGGGCGACGAGCGGGTCCGCGCCATCGACGACGACATCCGGGAGTCCTACGCGGCGGAGCGCTACACGCTGTTCCTGCGCACGGTGTTCTTCCCCAACATGGAGATCGCCTACCTGATCCCCACGGTCGCCACGCTGCTCTTCGGCGGCTGGCTGCACATGCACGGCCACGCGTCGCTGGGCGACGTCACGGCCGCGACGCTCTACGTGCAGATGCTGATCGACCCGGTCGACCGGATCGTCTCGATCCTCGACGAGCTCCAGATGGGTGCGGCGTCGCTGGCGCGCCTGCTCGGCGTCGCGCAGGTGCCCGACGACCGCGAGGTCTCGGGCTCGACCCCCGACGGCGAGCAGCTCGACGCCTCCGACGTCCGGTTCTCGTACGTCGACGGGCGCGACGTCCTGCACGGCGTGGACCTGTCGGTCGGCGTCGGCGAGCGCATCGCCATGGTCGGCCCGTCGGGTGCGGGCAAGTCGACCCTCGGCCGGCTGCTCGCCGGCATCCATCCCCCGCGGACCGGCCAGGTGACCGTCGGCGGGGTCGGCCTGGTCGAGCTGCCCCTGGCCGACCTGCGCGGGCACGTCGCGCTGGTCACCCAGGAGCACCACGTCTTCGTCGGGACGCTCCGCGAGAACCTCGCGCTCGCGGCTCCCCCGGGAGCCACGGACGACGACATCCGGGCCGCCCTCGCGGCCGTGGACGCCCTCGACTGGGTCGACGCGATGCCGGAGGGCCTGGACGAGGTCGTCGGCTCGGGCGGGCGACCCGTCACGGCCGCGCAGGCCCAGCAGATCGCCCTGGCCCGACTGGTGCTCGCCGACCCGCACACGCTCGTCCTCGACGAGGCGACGTCGCTGATCGACCCGCGCGCCGCCCGCCACCTCGAGCGCTCGCTGGCGGCGGTGCTGCACGGCCGCACCGTCATCGCGATCGCCCACCGGCTCTTCTCGGCGCACGACGCCGACCGGGTCGCGGTGGTCGAGGACGGCGTGATCTCGGAGCTCGGCTCCCACGACGAGCTCGTCGCGGCGGGCGGGTCGTACGCCGCCCTCTGGGACAGCTGGAACGGCAAGCACCAGGCCTGA
- a CDS encoding ABC transporter transmembrane domain-containing protein, producing MRQLPLDHPGTADHRSPGRFLLWMAKGQWHTLALGMFFGIVWMSSQAVLPAVIGRAIDRGVAARDGSELLKWATVMFAIGLVQAVSGIIRHRFAVTNWLTAAYRTVQLVGRQTVHLGGTLPRKVSTGEVVAIGTSDLSHLGQVMDVSARFAGAVVSFLLVSVILLSTSVTLGLVVLVGVPLLMLLVGPLLSPLQERSATQRHLMGELSNTASDIVGGLRVLRGIGGEQVFHDRYRRESQTVRRAGVEVARLQSVLDALQVFLPGVFVVLVVWLGARYAVEGRITPGELVAFYGYSAFLMIPLRTATEYANKIIRARVSARRVCRVLALTPDVVDPEVPAASPPPGSDLLDARTGLHVRAGRLTAVVSEQPDESAALADRLGLCAAVVDDEVTLGGVPLTSLLRAEVRDRVVVSDTGAILFSGRLGDRLDTTGTGTVDRALDTASADDILEALPDGLDTLVAERGRTFSGGQRQRLVLARVLTADPEILVLVEPTSAVDAHTEARIASRLRAHRAGRTTVVTTSSPLMLDAVDEVAFLRDGRIVATGTHGDLLATNPDYRMVVTRESADQMEAVR from the coding sequence GTGCGCCAGCTCCCCCTCGACCATCCCGGCACCGCCGACCACCGGTCGCCGGGGCGGTTCCTGCTGTGGATGGCGAAGGGGCAGTGGCACACCCTTGCCCTCGGCATGTTCTTCGGCATCGTCTGGATGAGCTCGCAGGCGGTGCTGCCGGCCGTCATCGGCCGCGCGATCGACCGCGGCGTCGCCGCCCGGGACGGCTCCGAGCTGCTCAAGTGGGCGACGGTGATGTTCGCGATCGGACTGGTCCAGGCGGTCAGCGGCATCATCCGGCACCGGTTCGCGGTGACCAACTGGCTCACCGCCGCCTACCGGACCGTGCAGCTCGTCGGTCGCCAGACCGTCCACCTCGGCGGCACGCTCCCCCGCAAGGTCTCCACCGGCGAGGTCGTCGCGATCGGCACCAGCGACCTGTCCCACCTGGGCCAGGTCATGGACGTGTCCGCACGGTTCGCCGGCGCCGTCGTGTCGTTCCTGCTCGTGTCGGTGATCCTGCTGTCCACCTCGGTCACGCTCGGCCTGGTGGTCCTGGTCGGCGTACCCCTCCTGATGCTGCTCGTCGGGCCCCTGCTCTCCCCTCTCCAGGAGCGCTCGGCCACCCAGCGCCACCTGATGGGCGAGCTCTCCAACACCGCCAGCGACATCGTCGGCGGCCTGCGTGTGCTGCGCGGGATCGGCGGCGAGCAGGTCTTCCACGACCGCTACCGCCGCGAGTCCCAGACCGTACGACGCGCCGGCGTCGAGGTCGCCCGGCTCCAGTCGGTGCTCGACGCGCTGCAGGTCTTCCTGCCCGGCGTGTTCGTCGTGCTGGTCGTCTGGCTCGGCGCCCGCTACGCCGTCGAGGGCCGGATCACGCCCGGCGAGCTGGTCGCGTTCTACGGCTACTCGGCGTTCCTGATGATCCCGCTGCGCACCGCCACCGAGTACGCCAACAAGATCATCCGCGCCCGGGTCTCGGCGCGGCGCGTCTGCCGGGTCCTCGCCCTGACCCCCGACGTGGTCGACCCGGAGGTCCCGGCCGCGTCGCCGCCGCCCGGCTCCGACCTGCTCGACGCGCGCACCGGCCTCCACGTCCGCGCCGGCCGCCTGACCGCCGTAGTCAGCGAGCAGCCCGACGAGTCGGCCGCGCTGGCCGACCGTCTCGGCCTGTGCGCCGCCGTGGTCGACGACGAGGTCACGCTCGGCGGGGTGCCGCTCACGTCGCTGCTGCGGGCCGAGGTCCGCGACCGGGTCGTCGTCTCCGACACCGGCGCCATCCTCTTCTCCGGACGCCTCGGCGACCGGCTGGACACCACGGGCACCGGCACGGTCGACCGCGCGCTCGACACCGCCTCGGCCGACGACATCCTCGAGGCCCTGCCCGACGGCCTGGACACCCTGGTCGCCGAACGCGGCCGGACGTTCTCGGGCGGCCAGCGGCAGCGGCTCGTGCTCGCGCGCGTGCTCACGGCGGACCCCGAGATCCTCGTGCTGGTCGAGCCGACGTCCGCGGTCGACGCGCACACCGAGGCCCGGATCGCCTCACGGCTGCGCGCGCACCGCGCCGGCCGCACGACCGTCGTGACGACGTCGAGCCCGCTGATGCTGGACGCCGTCGACGAGGTCGCGTTCCTGCGCGACGGGCGGATCGTCGCCACGGGCACCCACGGCGACCTGCTCGCGACCAACCCCGACTACCGGATGGTCGTCACCCGCGAGTCCGCCGACCAGATGGAGGCGGTCCGATGA
- a CDS encoding DUF6328 family protein, producing MSDDQGDAEETDKERLDRKWEELLQELRVMQTGAQLTAGFLLTLPFQQKFATLDDFQRTLYLFLVAVAALTTATVMGPVAVHRRLSGEHVKERVVVTAHRLVHVVLLGVSTLIAGMALLIFDVVVDRWVAVAVAGALLAYLVTVLVLLPARLSDEKF from the coding sequence ATGAGTGACGACCAGGGTGATGCCGAGGAGACCGACAAGGAACGTCTGGACCGCAAGTGGGAGGAGCTCCTCCAGGAGCTCCGGGTGATGCAGACCGGGGCACAGCTGACGGCTGGCTTCCTGCTCACGCTGCCGTTCCAGCAGAAGTTCGCCACGCTCGACGACTTCCAGCGCACCCTCTACCTCTTCCTTGTCGCGGTCGCCGCCCTCACCACCGCCACCGTCATGGGGCCGGTGGCCGTGCACCGGCGACTCTCCGGTGAGCACGTCAAGGAGCGCGTCGTCGTCACCGCGCACCGGCTCGTCCACGTCGTGCTGCTCGGCGTCTCGACCCTGATCGCCGGCATGGCGCTGCTGATCTTCGACGTCGTGGTGGACCGCTGGGTCGCGGTCGCGGTGGCCGGCGCCCTCCTGGCCTACCTGGTCACGGTCCTCGTGCTGCTGCCCGCACGGCTGTCGGACGAGAAGTTCTGA
- a CDS encoding YbaK/EbsC family protein has protein sequence MTIPSLGTLTSLPVLEHLDLVGAPVAAALRTWPGAAEVAVVEIDPDLADTAAMTEAYGLSMLDSANCVVVAGRRGGEERVAACVVRADTRADVNSLVKRTLDVRKASFLSTDRAVEESGMEYGGITPVGLPDDWRLLVDARCVDIDVAIVGAGVRSSKLLLPGRLLAEIPGAEVVTDLGV, from the coding sequence GTGACGATCCCGAGCCTCGGCACCCTGACGTCCCTGCCCGTCCTCGAGCACCTCGACCTCGTCGGTGCACCCGTCGCGGCCGCGCTCCGCACCTGGCCCGGCGCCGCGGAGGTGGCGGTGGTCGAGATCGACCCCGACCTCGCCGACACGGCCGCGATGACCGAGGCCTACGGCCTGTCGATGCTCGACAGCGCCAACTGCGTGGTCGTCGCCGGCCGCCGCGGTGGCGAGGAGCGGGTCGCGGCCTGCGTCGTACGCGCCGACACGCGCGCCGACGTCAACAGCCTCGTCAAGCGGACCCTCGACGTGCGCAAGGCGTCGTTCCTGTCCACCGACCGCGCCGTCGAGGAGTCCGGCATGGAGTACGGCGGCATCACGCCGGTCGGCCTGCCCGACGACTGGCGGCTGCTCGTAGACGCGCGGTGCGTCGACATCGACGTGGCGATCGTCGGTGCCGGGGTCCGGAGCTCCAAGCTCCTCCTGCCCGGGCGGCTGCTCGCCGAGATCCCCGGCGCCGAGGTGGTCACCGACCTCGGCGTGTGA
- a CDS encoding glycerophosphodiester phosphodiesterase: MTTRRLPEQLPLVIGHRGACGYRPEHTLASYRLAIALGCDYVEPDLVSTRDGVLVARHENNIAATTDVAEHPEFADRWATRSVDGVVVSGWFTEDFTLAELKTLRATERLPELRPGNTRYDGLFEVPTFDEILELVAAESRRTGRRIGVYPETKHPSYFAGLGLALEEPMLAALRRHGLDHPGSRVFLQSFEEGNLRALARRTELPLIQLVDAPDAGMLTRAGLATIATYAAGVGVHKDLVLPRDPATGATGEPSTLVGNAHAAGLVVHVWTLRDENHFLGTNFRVPGSAGVRGNALGEARAFLEAGVDGVFTDASDTVAEARRLWVEAARVLV, from the coding sequence ATGACGACCCGCCGTCTCCCCGAGCAGCTGCCCCTGGTGATCGGCCACCGTGGGGCCTGCGGCTACCGGCCCGAGCACACCCTCGCCTCCTACCGGCTCGCGATCGCGCTCGGCTGCGACTACGTCGAGCCCGACCTCGTCTCCACGCGCGACGGGGTGCTCGTCGCGCGTCACGAGAACAACATCGCGGCCACGACCGACGTGGCCGAGCACCCGGAGTTCGCCGACCGCTGGGCGACCCGCAGCGTCGACGGGGTCGTGGTGTCCGGCTGGTTCACCGAGGACTTCACGCTCGCCGAGCTCAAGACCCTGCGCGCCACCGAGCGGCTGCCCGAGCTGCGCCCCGGCAACACCCGGTACGACGGGCTGTTCGAGGTCCCGACCTTCGACGAGATCCTGGAGCTGGTCGCCGCGGAGTCCCGTCGCACCGGCCGCCGGATCGGCGTCTACCCGGAGACCAAGCACCCGTCGTACTTCGCCGGTCTGGGGCTGGCGCTCGAGGAGCCGATGCTCGCGGCATTGCGACGCCACGGCCTGGACCACCCGGGCTCGCGGGTCTTCCTGCAGTCGTTCGAGGAGGGCAACCTGCGGGCTCTGGCCCGGCGCACCGAGCTGCCGCTGATCCAGCTGGTCGACGCGCCGGACGCCGGGATGCTCACCCGCGCGGGCCTGGCCACGATCGCGACGTACGCCGCCGGCGTGGGCGTCCACAAGGACCTCGTGCTGCCGCGTGACCCGGCGACGGGGGCGACGGGGGAGCCGTCGACGTTGGTGGGCAACGCGCACGCCGCGGGGCTGGTCGTGCACGTGTGGACGCTCCGCGACGAGAACCACTTCCTCGGCACCAACTTCCGGGTGCCGGGCTCCGCGGGAGTCCGCGGCAACGCCCTCGGCGAGGCCCGGGCGTTCCTCGAGGCGGGTGTCGACGGCGTGTTCACCGACGCCAGCGACACCGTGGCGGAAGCGCGCCGCCTCTGGGTCGAGGCGGCACGCGTCCTGGTCTGA
- a CDS encoding PspC domain-containing protein, whose product MTTQPQPSPIPTRRLVRRTDNRMIGGVCSGVADYLGIDVTLVRVLTVLGAIFGMGSLVVAYAVMWLLLPEE is encoded by the coding sequence ATGACCACCCAGCCCCAGCCGTCCCCGATCCCCACGCGGCGGCTCGTACGCCGCACCGACAACCGGATGATCGGCGGCGTCTGCTCCGGCGTCGCGGACTACCTCGGCATCGACGTCACGCTCGTGCGGGTGCTGACCGTGCTCGGCGCGATCTTCGGCATGGGCTCGCTCGTCGTGGCCTACGCCGTCATGTGGCTGCTGCTGCCCGAGGAGTGA